The Anaerolineae bacterium genome includes the window CACCGAAATCTACCGCGCCCTGCTCCTCCACAGCATCACCAACGCCTGGGTGGAGTTCCTGACCCGCATGGAGGCCCTGCGCGTCTCCATCGGTCTGGAAGCCTACGCCCAGCGGGATCCCCTGGTGCAGTACAAGGCCAAAGCGTTCGAGGAGTACGAACGCCTGATCCGCGAAATCCGGGCCGGTGTGGTGAATCACCTATTCACCTACCGCCCCGCCGGGGTGCAGATTCAAGCCCCAGGCCGAGGAGAGACGGCCAGCGAAGCGACCCAGACCGAAGAGCCTGCCCCCGCCTCGGAGGGGAGCAGCGCCCCGGCCCCAACAACGGCCTCTTCCGGTGGCAAGAAAAAGCGTCGCCGACGCCGCCGAAAGAAAAAATAAATTTCAGGAGAGATCATGGTTCGCAAAAAGGTGCACCCTGTATCCACGCCGCGTCCCCAGACGCGTTTCTCCCCCGGCTGGGTGGCCAGCCTCCTGGTCGCCCTGCTGGTGGGCCTGTTCGCCGGGTATCACTGGGGATACACCAACGCCAGGCAACAGCAAGCCGCTGCGGTCACGCCGCCGCCCAGCCGGGCCAACGCCGTCCCGGCGAACAACGAGCCCCAGCGCTTCGAGGTCTCGGCCGACGACGACCCCGCCCGCGGGTCGGAAGACGCGCCGGTGGTCATCATCGAGTTCTCGGATTACCAGTGTCCCTTCTGCCGCCGCTTCCGCCAGCAAACCTTTGACCGCCTTTTCGAAACCTATGGCGACCAGATTCGCTTTGTCTATCGTGACTTTCCGCTGACGCAAATCCATCCCGAGGCGGTGAACGCCGCCATTGCCGCCAACTGCGCCGGGGAACAGGGGCAGTACTGGGCCTATCACGACAAACTTTTCGAGCAGGCCCAGGGATTGAGCCACGAGGCCTACCTGGCTTACGCTAAGGAACTGGGGCTGGATATGGAAGCCTTCCAGGCCTGCCTGCAGGACCCGGCTCAGGAGAAGGAAGTGCTGGCCGACTGGGATGCCGGTGTCCAACTGGGCGTTACCGGAACCCCCACCTTTTTTATCAACGGGATCCCGGTGGTGGGTGCCCAGCCCTTTGAAGTGTTTCAGCAGATCATCGACCAGGAATTGCAGAAGTCCCCTTGAGGGGGGCGCCCCCCATGGGCCGAGAACGGCCCCCTGAGTCCGGCCCAACGAACAACCCCCGGAGGCGGTCGCCTTCCGGGGGTTGCGTTTACCGCCGGGGAGCGGTGAGTGGTTCCTTGAAGTCGTACAGACCATCCCGCACGGTCCAGATTGCGCCGCAGGCCGTGCAGGGCAAACGGTCCCCCTCCTGGTGCAGAGGCTGGCCACAATGCGGGCAGCGGAAGAACGCGCCCTCACGGGCAACCGGGGTGTCGCCCACGGCGCGGGCGCGTAGGAACACCGAGGGGGTCAGTTGCCACCAGTCGCCGGTGTATTGGGCCAGGGCGTCCAGGTTCACCAGCACGACCAGCGGCACCAGGCGCTTGAGCAGGCCGAGGCGGAAGTGCGAGACGGTCAGCCGACGCTCGACGGCAAACCCGACCTCGGCCAGCCAGGCCTCCACCTGCCGGG containing:
- a CDS encoding DsbA family protein, with protein sequence MVRKKVHPVSTPRPQTRFSPGWVASLLVALLVGLFAGYHWGYTNARQQQAAAVTPPPSRANAVPANNEPQRFEVSADDDPARGSEDAPVVIIEFSDYQCPFCRRFRQQTFDRLFETYGDQIRFVYRDFPLTQIHPEAVNAAIAANCAGEQGQYWAYHDKLFEQAQGLSHEAYLAYAKELGLDMEAFQACLQDPAQEKEVLADWDAGVQLGVTGTPTFFINGIPVVGAQPFEVFQQIIDQELQKSP